A single region of the Microtus ochrogaster isolate Prairie Vole_2 chromosome 2, MicOch1.0, whole genome shotgun sequence genome encodes:
- the Cdk2ap1 gene encoding cyclin-dependent kinase 2-associated protein 1 isoform X2, translating to MATSSQYRQLLSDYGPPSLGYTQGTGNSQVPQSKYAELLAIIEELGKEIRPTYAGSKSAMERLKRGIIHARSLVRECLAETERNARS from the exons ATGGCGACATCCTCCCAGTATCGCCAGCTGCTGAGTGACTATGGGCCACCATCACTAGGCTACACCCAG GGAACTGGAAATAGCCAGGTGCCTCAAAGTAAATACGCAGAGCTGCTGGCCATCATTGAAGAGTTGGGGAAAGAGATCAGACCCACATACGCAGGGAGCAAGAGCGCCATGGAGAGACTAAAACGAG GCATCATTCATGCCCGAAGCCTGGTTCGGGAGTGCTTGGCTGAAACGGAACGTAATGCCAGGTCCTAG
- the Cdk2ap1 gene encoding cyclin-dependent kinase 2-associated protein 1 isoform X1, which translates to MATSSQYRQLLSDYGPPSLGYTQGTGNSQVPQSKYAELLAIIEELGKEIRPTYAGSKSAMERLKRGIIHARSLVRECLAETERNARS; encoded by the coding sequence ATGGCGACATCCTCCCAGTATCGCCAGCTGCTGAGTGACTATGGGCCACCATCACTAGGCTACACCCAGGGAACTGGAAATAGCCAGGTGCCTCAAAGTAAATATGCAGAGCTGCTGGCCATCATTGAAGAGTTGGGGAAAGAGATCAGACCCACATACGCAGGGAGCAAGAGCGCCATGGAGAGACTAAAACGAGGCATCATTCATGCCCGAAGCCTGGTTCGGGAGTGCTTGGCTGAAACGGAACGTAATGCCAGGTCCTAG
- the C2H12orf65 gene encoding probable peptide chain release factor C12orf65 homolog, mitochondrial, with amino-acid sequence MSTWALLRFPAPLIRMCSGNWGLRLQEKPALLFPGMAAAAVQVAGRKDYPALLPLNESELEEQFVKGHGPGGQATNKTSNCVVLKHVPSGIVVKCHQTRSVDQNRKIARKILQEKVDIFYNGENSRVHKEKLEAERKKQARKKRAKETLEKKKLLKELWEASQHVPEERTGADAVPGGFRK; translated from the exons ATGAGCACCTGGGCTTTGCTCCGTTTCCCTGCACCGCTGATCAGGATGTGTTCGGGGAACTGGGGACTCAGGCTTCAGGAGAAGCCAGCACTGCTCTTCCCAGGAATGGCTGCTGCTGCGGTGCAGGTGGCAGGCAGGAAGGACTATCCTGCTCTGCTTCCCCTGAATGAGAGTGAGCTTGAAGAACAGTTTGTGAAAGGCCATGGTCCAGGGGGCCAGGCCACCAACAAAACCAGCAACTGTGTAGTGCTCAAACATGTGCCCTCCGGCATTGTGGTCAAG TGCCACCAAACACGATCAGTGGATCAAAACAGAAAGATAGCTCGGAAAATCCTCCAGGAGAAAGTGGATATCTTCTACAATGGCGAAAACAGCCGGGTCCACAAAGAAAAGCTGGAGGCTGAGAGGAAAAAGCAAGCgaggaagaaaagagcaaaggagaccctagaaaaaaagaagttgttgAAAGAACTATGGGAAGCAAGTCAGCACGTCCCTGAGGAAAGAACTGGTGCTGATGCTGTACCAGGGGGCTTTCGGAAATAA